Proteins co-encoded in one Actinomadura luteofluorescens genomic window:
- a CDS encoding FAD-binding protein, which translates to MTDLTADVLVAGGGPAGAWAAIKAAEAGADVVLADKGYLGTSGATASAGTGVWYVEPDPEAREAAMAGREALGGYLADRGWMARVLDQTYANMNELAEISRYPFPEDGNGRQIRRGLQGPEYMRRMRVRVRRSGVRVLDHSPVTELLADGAGAVAGAAGYRVRDDRPFRVRAGAVVLATGGCAFLSKALGCDVNTGDGALFAAEAGAELSGMEFSNAYAIAPAFTSVTKTAFYSFATFYHADGTVLEGAGSRRGRSVIARTLLSEPVLCRIDRATPEDRRAMRLAQANFFLPFDRQGIDPFTDLFPVTLLAEGTVRGTGGIRITGADCSTTVPGLYAAGDAATRELICGGFTGGGSHNAAWAMSSGTWAGQGAARYAAGLGGRAGARTVHALGEAGVRPEGTAAGGHADYVAAVQAEVLPYDKNLLRHGGRLAPALDVLDRTWRQLRGTLREEGAGVVRARSAAAMTAHARWMYRAALTRTETRGMHKRQDLPDQDPAQHRRLVTGGLDEIWTRPEDEAVAS; encoded by the coding sequence ATGACCGATCTGACCGCCGACGTGCTCGTCGCGGGCGGCGGCCCCGCCGGCGCGTGGGCCGCGATCAAGGCCGCGGAGGCCGGCGCCGACGTCGTCCTCGCCGACAAGGGCTACCTCGGGACGAGCGGCGCGACGGCGTCGGCGGGCACCGGGGTCTGGTACGTCGAGCCGGACCCGGAGGCCCGGGAGGCGGCCATGGCCGGCCGCGAGGCCCTCGGCGGGTACCTCGCCGACCGCGGGTGGATGGCCCGCGTCCTCGACCAGACGTACGCGAACATGAACGAGCTGGCCGAGATCTCCAGGTACCCGTTCCCGGAGGACGGGAACGGCCGCCAGATCAGGCGGGGCCTGCAGGGGCCCGAGTACATGCGGCGGATGCGCGTGCGGGTCCGCCGGTCGGGGGTGCGGGTCCTCGACCACAGCCCGGTCACCGAACTGCTCGCGGACGGCGCCGGGGCCGTCGCCGGCGCCGCCGGGTACCGCGTGCGGGACGACCGGCCGTTCCGGGTCCGAGCGGGCGCGGTCGTGCTCGCGACCGGCGGGTGCGCCTTCCTCAGCAAGGCGCTGGGCTGCGACGTCAACACCGGGGACGGCGCCCTGTTCGCGGCGGAGGCGGGCGCGGAACTGTCCGGCATGGAGTTCTCCAACGCCTACGCGATCGCCCCGGCCTTCACGTCCGTGACCAAGACGGCGTTCTACTCGTTCGCCACCTTCTACCACGCGGACGGGACCGTACTGGAAGGGGCGGGCAGCCGGCGGGGACGATCGGTGATCGCCCGGACGCTGCTCAGCGAACCCGTCCTGTGCCGCATCGACCGGGCCACGCCCGAGGACCGGCGGGCGATGCGGCTCGCGCAGGCGAACTTCTTCCTCCCGTTCGACCGGCAGGGCATCGACCCGTTCACGGACCTGTTCCCCGTCACCCTCCTCGCCGAGGGGACGGTCCGCGGCACCGGCGGCATCCGGATCACCGGCGCCGACTGCTCCACCACGGTGCCCGGCCTGTACGCGGCGGGGGACGCCGCGACCCGCGAACTGATCTGCGGCGGCTTCACCGGCGGCGGAAGCCACAACGCCGCGTGGGCGATGTCGTCGGGCACCTGGGCCGGGCAGGGCGCCGCCCGGTACGCCGCCGGACTGGGCGGGCGCGCCGGAGCGCGGACCGTGCACGCCCTCGGCGAGGCGGGCGTCCGCCCGGAGGGGACGGCGGCCGGCGGCCACGCCGACTACGTCGCCGCCGTCCAGGCCGAGGTGCTGCCCTACGACAAGAACCTGCTGCGGCACGGCGGGCGCCTCGCCCCGGCACTGGACGTCCTGGACCGGACGTGGCGGCAGCTGCGCGGCACGCTCCGCGAGGAGGGCGCCGGGGTCGTCCGGGCGAGGTCGGCCGCCGCGATGACCGCGCACGCCCGCTGGATGTACCGCGCCGCGCTCACCCGCACCGAGACGCGGGGCATGCACAAGCGCCAGGACCTGCCCGACCAGGACCCGGCCCAGCACCGCCGGCTCGTCACCGGCGGCCTCGACGAGATCTGGACGCGTCCGGAGGACGAGGCGGTGGCGTCGTGA
- a CDS encoding ABC transporter permease, whose translation MSTHLLDPPRSAIPEAARPADAARSGAVLLSLLRRARKVSGLVVVLALWEAGARAGWLGSTTPPLSDVAVRGWEMASSGALFQNLGVSLARVLKGLAVGLPAGLVLGLLSGLFRISEDVIDAPVQAVRMLPHLALVPLFIIWFGIGETSKVGLIAVGVVFPLYINVFHGIRGVDERLVESARTCGLGRLGLIRKVILPGALPQILVGLRLSLGVAWLTLVVVEQSATASGIGFVINQATQFLQMDTVFLVLVVYALLGVSTDLLVRLVERRALAWRRGLVAR comes from the coding sequence GTGTCCACCCATCTGCTCGATCCACCCCGCTCGGCGATCCCCGAAGCGGCGCGGCCCGCGGACGCCGCCCGTTCCGGCGCCGTGCTGCTGTCCCTGCTGCGCCGGGCCCGCAAGGTCAGCGGGCTTGTCGTCGTCCTCGCCCTGTGGGAGGCCGGCGCCCGCGCGGGCTGGCTCGGCAGCACGACCCCGCCGCTCAGCGACGTCGCCGTCCGCGGCTGGGAGATGGCGTCGTCGGGCGCGCTGTTCCAGAATCTCGGAGTCTCGCTGGCGCGGGTCCTGAAGGGACTGGCGGTCGGGCTGCCGGCCGGCCTCGTCCTCGGACTGCTCTCCGGGCTGTTCAGGATCAGCGAGGACGTCATCGACGCGCCGGTCCAGGCGGTCCGGATGCTTCCGCACCTCGCGCTGGTCCCGCTGTTCATCATCTGGTTCGGGATCGGCGAGACGTCCAAGGTCGGCCTGATCGCGGTCGGCGTCGTTTTCCCGCTCTACATCAACGTGTTCCACGGCATCCGGGGCGTGGACGAGCGGCTGGTGGAGTCGGCCCGTACCTGCGGGCTCGGCCGTCTCGGCCTCATCCGGAAGGTCATCCTGCCCGGCGCGCTCCCGCAGATCCTCGTCGGCCTGCGCCTGTCGCTCGGTGTCGCCTGGCTGACGCTCGTCGTCGTGGAGCAGTCCGCGACGGCCAGCGGCATCGGCTTCGTCATCAACCAGGCCACCCAGTTCCTGCAGATGGACACGGTCTTCCTGGTGCTCGTGGTGTACGCGCTGCTCGGCGTTTCGACGGACCTGCTGGTGCGGCTCGTCGAGCGGCGCGCCCTCGCGTGGCGGAGGGGGCTGGTGGCGCGATGA
- a CDS encoding ABC transporter substrate-binding protein — MRFPRALAAGLLVLAATACGSSEADSGSGTLRIGVIGSGAGNKLTRAVGFLDRRGELLPELKAAGITRIRVATFPNGPDLNQALAGGSLDIGQYGDTPALIGRGQGLPTRLLSLNSVRLDAAIVARKDGGPASLKDLEGKRIGVQTGSYIHRYLLGALERAGVRPKEIIHMYTPAIIAALEKNAIDAGGLVSADQAAQEKKGYRSIDIASRDHPDLLGTSVTVVTEKYLAGHKDIVQVWQKAETRAAKVAKADWPGYTAYVAETGGYAPDISVKTTLKDQLPDEPFPAEGLKLLDGTKTFLVRQALVKKDYTLDSWLAPGARP; from the coding sequence GTGAGATTTCCCCGAGCTCTGGCCGCCGGCCTCCTCGTCCTCGCCGCGACGGCGTGCGGCTCCTCCGAGGCCGACAGCGGCTCCGGGACGCTCCGCATCGGAGTGATCGGGTCGGGGGCCGGCAACAAGCTGACCCGCGCCGTCGGGTTCCTCGACCGGCGCGGCGAGCTGCTGCCCGAGCTGAAGGCCGCCGGCATCACCAGGATCCGGGTCGCGACGTTCCCGAACGGCCCCGACCTGAACCAGGCCCTCGCCGGCGGCTCCCTCGACATCGGCCAGTACGGGGACACCCCCGCCCTGATCGGCCGGGGGCAGGGCCTGCCGACCCGGCTGCTGTCGCTCAACTCCGTCCGCCTCGACGCCGCGATCGTCGCGAGGAAGGACGGCGGGCCCGCGTCCCTGAAGGACCTGGAGGGCAAGCGGATCGGCGTCCAGACCGGCTCCTACATCCACCGCTACCTGCTCGGCGCGCTGGAGCGGGCCGGGGTGAGGCCGAAGGAGATCATCCACATGTACACGCCGGCGATCATCGCGGCGCTGGAGAAGAACGCGATCGACGCCGGCGGCCTGGTCTCCGCCGACCAGGCCGCGCAGGAGAAGAAGGGCTACCGGTCGATCGACATCGCGTCGCGGGACCATCCCGACCTGCTCGGCACGTCCGTCACCGTGGTGACGGAGAAGTACCTGGCGGGGCACAAGGACATCGTCCAGGTGTGGCAGAAGGCCGAGACGAGGGCCGCGAAGGTCGCCAAGGCCGACTGGCCCGGCTACACCGCGTACGTGGCCGAGACCGGCGGCTACGCCCCCGACATCTCGGTCAAGACGACACTGAAGGACCAGCTGCCCGACGAGCCCTTTCCGGCCGAGGGTCTGAAGTTGCTCGACGGGACCAAGACGTTCCTCGTCCGGCAGGCGCTCGTCAAGAAGGACTACACGCTCGACTCCTGGCTGGCGCCCGGAGCCAGGCCGTGA
- a CDS encoding 4Fe-4S dicluster domain-containing protein yields MIEIVSRERCIACDKCVDVCPTNVFDRGADGVPVIARQGDCQTCFMCEAYCPADALFVDPRSHALPEPPDEAALAADGTLGAYRAQIGWGRGRTPGARLAIGPSLDPGAPLTS; encoded by the coding sequence GTGATCGAGATCGTCTCGCGGGAGCGGTGCATCGCCTGCGACAAGTGCGTGGACGTGTGCCCGACGAACGTCTTCGACCGCGGAGCGGACGGCGTCCCGGTCATCGCCCGGCAGGGCGACTGCCAGACCTGCTTCATGTGCGAGGCGTACTGCCCGGCCGACGCCCTGTTCGTCGACCCGCGCTCGCACGCGCTGCCCGAGCCTCCGGACGAGGCGGCGCTCGCCGCGGACGGGACGCTCGGCGCCTACCGCGCGCAGATCGGCTGGGGCCGGGGCCGCACCCCCGGCGCCAGGCTCGCGATCGGCCCGTCGCTCGACCCGGGCGCCCCCCTCACCTCCTGA
- a CDS encoding DUF397 domain-containing protein yields the protein MTHTNAPTPVWRKSSRSSDPDLAVCVEVASIGSTRAIRDSKDPEGPRLSLSMDSWRTFMNAVKTDAFEA from the coding sequence ATGACTCATACCAATGCGCCCACGCCCGTCTGGAGGAAGAGCAGCCGGAGCAGCGACCCCGACCTCGCGGTGTGCGTGGAGGTGGCGTCGATCGGCAGCACCCGCGCGATCCGCGACTCCAAGGACCCCGAAGGTCCGCGGCTGTCGCTGTCCATGGACTCCTGGCGCACGTTCATGAACGCGGTGAAGACCGACGCCTTCGAGGCCTGA
- a CDS encoding DUF397 domain-containing protein, whose translation MTMLPTYSRGANLCVRTDCLSLVIVGDHVSVVGIQPIRPPRDRARGHRRPLPPRTTAMLPRTEEVMGGQGNWDKVPWRKSRRSGSEDQGGNCVAVAASASYAAIRDTNDPCRATIVLPKSALRGVLDEIKNGVFDLR comes from the coding sequence ATGACTATGCTCCCCACGTATAGTAGGGGAGCAAATTTGTGTGTCCGTACGGATTGTTTATCTTTGGTAATTGTCGGCGACCACGTGAGCGTCGTGGGAATCCAGCCGATCCGGCCGCCGAGGGATCGGGCTCGCGGACATCGCCGTCCTCTCCCACCGAGAACCACCGCGATGCTCCCGAGGACGGAAGAGGTAATGGGCGGTCAAGGAAACTGGGACAAGGTGCCATGGCGCAAGAGCAGGCGGTCTGGCTCGGAGGATCAGGGGGGAAACTGCGTCGCTGTTGCCGCCTCCGCCTCGTACGCCGCCATCCGGGACACCAATGACCCCTGTCGGGCGACCATCGTCCTTCCGAAGTCCGCCTTACGCGGAGTGTTGGACGAGATCAAGAACGGCGTCTTCGACCTGCGGTGA